The Ziziphus jujuba cultivar Dongzao chromosome 7, ASM3175591v1 genome includes a region encoding these proteins:
- the LOC107423791 gene encoding two-component response regulator-like PRR95 isoform X1 — translation MGEVVVSGEQDMVEMREAEKSEQSNKKGKEEDEDGGSTTEMVRWEKYLPRMVLRVLLVEADDSTRQIISALLRKCSYRVSAVPDGLKAWETLKGKPHNIDLILTEVELPAISGFALLSLVMEHDICKNIPVIMMSSQDSISMVLKCMLKGAADYLIKPVRRNELRNLWQHVWRRHTLLGRQFPQDMAMLEHKVEATSENNAASSHSSDAAASMQKTRECSEKGSDVQSTCTTPYLEAENICVQNMQDISRLKCGNASNLSNTDMERHEECTKMDEESVMLEIEEGEKPRFRMEDGPCSGVLKSTALRLEPKLVAQNGSVQPESFKVSANVSGLSTEIQKHYVESAEPSCGVIDLIGKFDNRSTCIDGRSAINADGLNNSECAPQLELSLRRICTSNSNNQGAGERLILNHSNASAFSLYNNSKTSQPLIPVLSSNCSKSEDGAHELLFSQSSGNSNNAMQHHGAATSNCQETMASSAISQSGQTKSSFPSPQLGLIPVTGLRFDNVSPGYGQFFPSLFYTQQSASSIWSPKSACQREKSPFPTSGHSNPDTHTSEKGHHHYEETINNSVDQDKPEHDNFDTMEELRPGSPTDEQNASSNLSNGAASHISGGAYGTSDSRGDGNGSSGMAVEKATAPQSVNDTSHFIHEGFKGMDSLRSSQREAALTKFRLKRKDRCFEKKVRYQSRKRLAEQRPRVKGQFVRQAQADSPVVDADGS, via the exons ATGGGTGAAGTTGTGGTGAGTGGTGAGCAGGATATGGTGGAGATGAGAGAAGCAGAGAAAAGTGAGCAGAGTAATAAGAAGGGgaaggaagaagatgaagatggtgGATCTACCACTGAAATGGTGAGGTGGGAAAAGTATCTTCCGAGAATGGTTTTGAGGGTTCTGTTGGTTGAAGCTGATGACTCTACGCGTCAGATTATTTCAGCTCTGCTTCGTAAATGCAGCTACAGAG TTTCTGCAGTTCCTGATGGATTAAAGGCATGGGAGACTTTGAAAGGGAAACCTCATAACATAGATCTCATACTAACTGAAGTGGAGTTGCCAGCAATATCTGGATTTGCACTTCTTTCTTTGGTGATGGAGCATGACATTTGTAAAAATATACCTGTCATTA TGATGTCCTCTCAAGATTCAATTAGTATGGTCTTGAAATGTATGTTAAAAGGTGCAGCGGACTATCTCATTAAGCCTGTTagaagaaatgaattgaggaaCCTTTGGCAGCATGTATGGAGGAGGCATACT CTGCTTGGTAGACAGTTTCCTCAAGACATGGCCATGCTGGAGCATAAAGTGGAGGCAACTTCTGAAAACAATGCAGCCAGCAGCCATTCTAGTGATGCTGCCGCTTCTATGCAGAAAACTCGGGAATGCAGTGAAAAGGGGAGTGATGTCCAA AGCACTTGTACCACGCCTTACTTGGAAGCTGAGAATATATGCGTCCAAAATATGCAGGATATTTCGCGGCTAAAGTGTGGTAATGCTTCTAATTTGAGCAATACTGATATGGAGAGGCATGAAGAGTGTACTAAAATGGATGAAGAATCAGTTATGCTTGAAATCGAGGAAGGAG AGAAGCCTAGATTCAGAATGGAGGATGGACCTTGCAGTGGAGTTTTAAAATCAACAGCTTTGAGACTGGAACCAAAACTTGTGGCTCAGAATGGTAGTGTACAACCAGAAAGTTTCAAAGTCAGTGCCAATGTCAGTGGACTCAGTACTGAGATACAAAAACACTATGTAGAATCGGCTGAACCTTCTTGTGGAGTTATCGACTTGATTGGAAAGTTCGATAATCGATCGACGTGCATTGATGGTCGCTCTGCTATCAATGCTGATGGTTTAAACAACTCTGAATGTGCTCCACAATTGGAACTTTCTTTGAGGAGAATTTGTACGAGCAACTCAAATAACCAGGGGGCTGGTGAAAGACTTATACTGAATCATTCTAATGCTTCTGCATTTTCATT GTATAATAACAGTAAGACATCGCAACCCCTTATCCCAGTACTTTCCAGTAATTGTTCTAAGTCAGAGGACGGTGCTCATGAGCTATTGTTCAGTCAATCCTCTGGAAATTCTAATAATGCCATGCAACACCATGGTGCCGCAACAAGTAATTGTCAGGAAACTATGGCTTCATCAGCTATCAGTCAATCTGGGCAAACCAAATCATCCTTTCCAAGCCCTCAACTTGGGCTGATTCCAGTCACGGGGCTAAGATTTGATAATGTCTCTCCTGGATATGGTCAGTTTTTCCCATCCTTGTTTTATACACAACAAAGTGCATCCTCCATATGGAGTCCTAAATCAGCATGCCAGCGAGAAAAGTCCCCCTTTCCTACCTCGGGCCATTCAAATCCTGACACTCATACTTCAGAGAAAGGTCATCACCATTATGAGGAAACTATCAACAATTCTGTTGATCAGGATAAACCCGAACATGATAATTTTGAtactatggaggaattaagaccTGGATCTCCTACTGATGAGCAGAACGCTAGCAGTAATTTATCCAACGGCGCTGCAAGTCATATTAGTGGCGGTGCATACGGGACTTCTGATAGCAGAGGTGATGGAAATGGAAGTTCGGGTATGGCGGTTGAAAAGGCCACAGCTCCTCAAAGTGTGAATGACACTAGTCATTTCATCCATGAGGGATTTAAAGGGATGGATTCTCTCCGGTCAAGTCAGAGGGAAGCAGCTCTAACCAAGTTCCGACTGAAACGGAAAGATCGATGCTTTGAGAAGAAG GTCCGATATCAAAGCCGGAAAAGACTAGCAGAGCAGCGGCCGCGAGTGAAAGGACAGTTTGTACGCCAAGCACAGGCTGACTCTCCAGTCGTTGATGCAGATGGTTCATGA
- the LOC107423791 gene encoding two-component response regulator-like PRR95 isoform X3, translated as MEHDICKNIPVIMMSSQDSISMVLKCMLKGAADYLIKPVRRNELRNLWQHVWRRHTLLGRQFPQDMAMLEHKVEATSENNAASSHSSDAAASMQKTRECSEKGSDVQSTCTTPYLEAENICVQNMQDISRLKCGNASNLSNTDMERHEECTKMDEESVMLEIEEGEKPRFRMEDGPCSGVLKSTALRLEPKLVAQNGSVQPESFKVSANVSGLSTEIQKHYVESAEPSCGVIDLIGKFDNRSTCIDGRSAINADGLNNSECAPQLELSLRRICTSNSNNQGAGERLILNHSNASAFSLYNNSKTSQPLIPVLSSNCSKSEDGAHELLFSQSSGNSNNAMQHHGAATSNCQETMASSAISQSGQTKSSFPSPQLGLIPVTGLRFDNVSPGYGQFFPSLFYTQQSASSIWSPKSACQREKSPFPTSGHSNPDTHTSEKGHHHYEETINNSVDQDKPEHDNFDTMEELRPGSPTDEQNASSNLSNGAASHISGGAYGTSDSRGDGNGSSGMAVEKATAPQSVNDTSHFIHEGFKGMDSLRSSQREAALTKFRLKRKDRCFEKKVRYQSRKRLAEQRPRVKGQFVRQAQADSPVVDADGS; from the exons ATGGAGCATGACATTTGTAAAAATATACCTGTCATTA TGATGTCCTCTCAAGATTCAATTAGTATGGTCTTGAAATGTATGTTAAAAGGTGCAGCGGACTATCTCATTAAGCCTGTTagaagaaatgaattgaggaaCCTTTGGCAGCATGTATGGAGGAGGCATACT CTGCTTGGTAGACAGTTTCCTCAAGACATGGCCATGCTGGAGCATAAAGTGGAGGCAACTTCTGAAAACAATGCAGCCAGCAGCCATTCTAGTGATGCTGCCGCTTCTATGCAGAAAACTCGGGAATGCAGTGAAAAGGGGAGTGATGTCCAA AGCACTTGTACCACGCCTTACTTGGAAGCTGAGAATATATGCGTCCAAAATATGCAGGATATTTCGCGGCTAAAGTGTGGTAATGCTTCTAATTTGAGCAATACTGATATGGAGAGGCATGAAGAGTGTACTAAAATGGATGAAGAATCAGTTATGCTTGAAATCGAGGAAGGAG AGAAGCCTAGATTCAGAATGGAGGATGGACCTTGCAGTGGAGTTTTAAAATCAACAGCTTTGAGACTGGAACCAAAACTTGTGGCTCAGAATGGTAGTGTACAACCAGAAAGTTTCAAAGTCAGTGCCAATGTCAGTGGACTCAGTACTGAGATACAAAAACACTATGTAGAATCGGCTGAACCTTCTTGTGGAGTTATCGACTTGATTGGAAAGTTCGATAATCGATCGACGTGCATTGATGGTCGCTCTGCTATCAATGCTGATGGTTTAAACAACTCTGAATGTGCTCCACAATTGGAACTTTCTTTGAGGAGAATTTGTACGAGCAACTCAAATAACCAGGGGGCTGGTGAAAGACTTATACTGAATCATTCTAATGCTTCTGCATTTTCATT GTATAATAACAGTAAGACATCGCAACCCCTTATCCCAGTACTTTCCAGTAATTGTTCTAAGTCAGAGGACGGTGCTCATGAGCTATTGTTCAGTCAATCCTCTGGAAATTCTAATAATGCCATGCAACACCATGGTGCCGCAACAAGTAATTGTCAGGAAACTATGGCTTCATCAGCTATCAGTCAATCTGGGCAAACCAAATCATCCTTTCCAAGCCCTCAACTTGGGCTGATTCCAGTCACGGGGCTAAGATTTGATAATGTCTCTCCTGGATATGGTCAGTTTTTCCCATCCTTGTTTTATACACAACAAAGTGCATCCTCCATATGGAGTCCTAAATCAGCATGCCAGCGAGAAAAGTCCCCCTTTCCTACCTCGGGCCATTCAAATCCTGACACTCATACTTCAGAGAAAGGTCATCACCATTATGAGGAAACTATCAACAATTCTGTTGATCAGGATAAACCCGAACATGATAATTTTGAtactatggaggaattaagaccTGGATCTCCTACTGATGAGCAGAACGCTAGCAGTAATTTATCCAACGGCGCTGCAAGTCATATTAGTGGCGGTGCATACGGGACTTCTGATAGCAGAGGTGATGGAAATGGAAGTTCGGGTATGGCGGTTGAAAAGGCCACAGCTCCTCAAAGTGTGAATGACACTAGTCATTTCATCCATGAGGGATTTAAAGGGATGGATTCTCTCCGGTCAAGTCAGAGGGAAGCAGCTCTAACCAAGTTCCGACTGAAACGGAAAGATCGATGCTTTGAGAAGAAG GTCCGATATCAAAGCCGGAAAAGACTAGCAGAGCAGCGGCCGCGAGTGAAAGGACAGTTTGTACGCCAAGCACAGGCTGACTCTCCAGTCGTTGATGCAGATGGTTCATGA
- the LOC107423793 gene encoding NDR1/HIN1-like protein 12: MSDGKQNGRTYRPSDPRRACCTFLTILLLLAGITALTLWLVYRPHKPKFTVVGAAIYELNTSTQPLISTTMQFTVVTRNPNKRVSIYYDRLSAFVSYRNQAITPQVSLPPLYHEKKSTVALSPVLGGGTVPVSVEVVNSLAMDQSYGVVGLRFVLLGRLRWKAGTVRTGHYGVYVKCDVLVGIKKGVLGQVPLLGSPGCKVDI, from the coding sequence ATGTCCGACGGAAAACAAAATGGAAGGACCTATAGGCCGAGCGACCCACGCAGAGCCTGTTGCACTTTCCTAACCATACTACTCCTCTTAGCCGGAATCACGGCCCTAACTCTCTGGCTGGTCTACCGACCCCACAAACCCAAGTTCACCGTCGTTGGCGCCGCCATCTACGAGCTCAACACTTCTACTCAGCCGCTCATCTCCACCACAATGCAGTTCACCGTCGTCACCAGAAACCCAAACAAGCGGGTTTCAATTTACTACGACAGGCTCTCTGCTTTCGTCTCCTACAGGAACCAAGCGATCACTCCTCAGGTGTCTCTGCCCCCGCTCTACCACGAGAAAAAAAGCACAGTAGCCCTGTCGCCGGTGCTGGGTGGCGGGACGGTGCCGGTGTCGGTGGAGGTGGTGAATAGTTTGGCGATGGATCAGTCTTATGGGGTAGTGGGTTTGAGGTTTGTGCTGCTGGGGAGGCTTCGGTGGAAGGCAGGGACTGTAAGAACAGGGCACTATGGGGTGTATGTGAAATGTGATGTGCTGGTTGGTATAAAGAAAGGGGTTCTGGGTCAAGTTCCATTGCTTGGATCTCCTGGATGTAAAGTCGATATATGA
- the LOC107423791 gene encoding two-component response regulator-like APRR5 isoform X2, producing MGEVVVSGEQDMVEMREAEKSEQSNKKGKEEDEDGGSTTEMVRWEKYLPRMVLRVLLVEADDSTRQIISALLRKCSYRVSAVPDGLKAWETLKGKPHNIDLILTEVELPAISGFALLSLVMEHDICKNIPVIMMSSQDSISMVLKCMLKGAADYLIKPVRRNELRNLWQHVWRRHTLLGRQFPQDMAMLEHKVEATSENNAASSHSSDAAASMQKTRECSEKGSDVQDISRLKCGNASNLSNTDMERHEECTKMDEESVMLEIEEGEKPRFRMEDGPCSGVLKSTALRLEPKLVAQNGSVQPESFKVSANVSGLSTEIQKHYVESAEPSCGVIDLIGKFDNRSTCIDGRSAINADGLNNSECAPQLELSLRRICTSNSNNQGAGERLILNHSNASAFSLYNNSKTSQPLIPVLSSNCSKSEDGAHELLFSQSSGNSNNAMQHHGAATSNCQETMASSAISQSGQTKSSFPSPQLGLIPVTGLRFDNVSPGYGQFFPSLFYTQQSASSIWSPKSACQREKSPFPTSGHSNPDTHTSEKGHHHYEETINNSVDQDKPEHDNFDTMEELRPGSPTDEQNASSNLSNGAASHISGGAYGTSDSRGDGNGSSGMAVEKATAPQSVNDTSHFIHEGFKGMDSLRSSQREAALTKFRLKRKDRCFEKKVRYQSRKRLAEQRPRVKGQFVRQAQADSPVVDADGS from the exons ATGGGTGAAGTTGTGGTGAGTGGTGAGCAGGATATGGTGGAGATGAGAGAAGCAGAGAAAAGTGAGCAGAGTAATAAGAAGGGgaaggaagaagatgaagatggtgGATCTACCACTGAAATGGTGAGGTGGGAAAAGTATCTTCCGAGAATGGTTTTGAGGGTTCTGTTGGTTGAAGCTGATGACTCTACGCGTCAGATTATTTCAGCTCTGCTTCGTAAATGCAGCTACAGAG TTTCTGCAGTTCCTGATGGATTAAAGGCATGGGAGACTTTGAAAGGGAAACCTCATAACATAGATCTCATACTAACTGAAGTGGAGTTGCCAGCAATATCTGGATTTGCACTTCTTTCTTTGGTGATGGAGCATGACATTTGTAAAAATATACCTGTCATTA TGATGTCCTCTCAAGATTCAATTAGTATGGTCTTGAAATGTATGTTAAAAGGTGCAGCGGACTATCTCATTAAGCCTGTTagaagaaatgaattgaggaaCCTTTGGCAGCATGTATGGAGGAGGCATACT CTGCTTGGTAGACAGTTTCCTCAAGACATGGCCATGCTGGAGCATAAAGTGGAGGCAACTTCTGAAAACAATGCAGCCAGCAGCCATTCTAGTGATGCTGCCGCTTCTATGCAGAAAACTCGGGAATGCAGTGAAAAGGGGAGTGATGTCCAA GATATTTCGCGGCTAAAGTGTGGTAATGCTTCTAATTTGAGCAATACTGATATGGAGAGGCATGAAGAGTGTACTAAAATGGATGAAGAATCAGTTATGCTTGAAATCGAGGAAGGAG AGAAGCCTAGATTCAGAATGGAGGATGGACCTTGCAGTGGAGTTTTAAAATCAACAGCTTTGAGACTGGAACCAAAACTTGTGGCTCAGAATGGTAGTGTACAACCAGAAAGTTTCAAAGTCAGTGCCAATGTCAGTGGACTCAGTACTGAGATACAAAAACACTATGTAGAATCGGCTGAACCTTCTTGTGGAGTTATCGACTTGATTGGAAAGTTCGATAATCGATCGACGTGCATTGATGGTCGCTCTGCTATCAATGCTGATGGTTTAAACAACTCTGAATGTGCTCCACAATTGGAACTTTCTTTGAGGAGAATTTGTACGAGCAACTCAAATAACCAGGGGGCTGGTGAAAGACTTATACTGAATCATTCTAATGCTTCTGCATTTTCATT GTATAATAACAGTAAGACATCGCAACCCCTTATCCCAGTACTTTCCAGTAATTGTTCTAAGTCAGAGGACGGTGCTCATGAGCTATTGTTCAGTCAATCCTCTGGAAATTCTAATAATGCCATGCAACACCATGGTGCCGCAACAAGTAATTGTCAGGAAACTATGGCTTCATCAGCTATCAGTCAATCTGGGCAAACCAAATCATCCTTTCCAAGCCCTCAACTTGGGCTGATTCCAGTCACGGGGCTAAGATTTGATAATGTCTCTCCTGGATATGGTCAGTTTTTCCCATCCTTGTTTTATACACAACAAAGTGCATCCTCCATATGGAGTCCTAAATCAGCATGCCAGCGAGAAAAGTCCCCCTTTCCTACCTCGGGCCATTCAAATCCTGACACTCATACTTCAGAGAAAGGTCATCACCATTATGAGGAAACTATCAACAATTCTGTTGATCAGGATAAACCCGAACATGATAATTTTGAtactatggaggaattaagaccTGGATCTCCTACTGATGAGCAGAACGCTAGCAGTAATTTATCCAACGGCGCTGCAAGTCATATTAGTGGCGGTGCATACGGGACTTCTGATAGCAGAGGTGATGGAAATGGAAGTTCGGGTATGGCGGTTGAAAAGGCCACAGCTCCTCAAAGTGTGAATGACACTAGTCATTTCATCCATGAGGGATTTAAAGGGATGGATTCTCTCCGGTCAAGTCAGAGGGAAGCAGCTCTAACCAAGTTCCGACTGAAACGGAAAGATCGATGCTTTGAGAAGAAG GTCCGATATCAAAGCCGGAAAAGACTAGCAGAGCAGCGGCCGCGAGTGAAAGGACAGTTTGTACGCCAAGCACAGGCTGACTCTCCAGTCGTTGATGCAGATGGTTCATGA